TTTGTGATGCCATTGATGCAAGTTGTGGATAACTGTACTCATAATCTTGCATCCGTGCTACTTCTTGAATCAACCACATTCCCATGATGTTTTTAAGAAACCGAATTGTATTGCACGCACCCCATTCATTTGTATAGTTTGCATGGTATGCATCGTATGTTAAGTTTGCTTCCTGTGTCTCTATCCCTAATAAGGACCACGTTCCACTGCTAATATATGCCCAATCACCTTCACACCCTGGAGTTCCTAAAACCGCGGATGCGGTGTCATGACTTGCAACATTAATGAGGGTTACCTCAGGAAGATCAACGTCTTTGAATGCTTCTTGATTTAAGGTCCCTAAGATTGATCCTGGCTCGACCAATGGTGCAAACAAGTCTTTTGATATCCCTAGTTCCTCTAAGAGCTTATCATCCCAATCTTGTGTTTTTGAATTCAACAATTGCATCGTCGATGCATTTGTTCTCTCAGTCACTTTAACACCCGTAAATACAAACCCTAGATAATCTGGTATCAAAAGTAATGTACTCGCTTTGTCGAGCCTATCTCTACCTTCTACCGATAATTGAAACACTGTATTAAAGGGTTGTATTTGTATTCCCGTTATCTCATAGAGATGTTTCAATGACATTCTTTTTGAAAACTGTGCAATCGCATTATCTGTTCTTTCATCTCTATATGAAATTGGTTGGTCAAGAAGCGTATCATCCTTATCTAAAAGGCAATAATCAACACCCCATGTATCAATTCCCATTGTGCATTCATTGATACCACGTTGTTTAAGAACACAAAGTCCATTCAATATCTCACGAACGAGATAGTCAACATTCCATCGATCATGACCATCACTGAAAGTGAATTCATTTTTAAACCGATGAATTTCTTCCATGCGTATTGTTCCATCAACACATTCACTTTTTACTAGGCGGCCGCTTGACGCACCAATGTCAACTGCAATATATGTCTTCACACCATCACTCCTTTCACATTGTTGTTATTTCCTACACCTTAATATTAATTGATATGTTACCGTTTTCCATTAAAGAATTTTGGTGTATAATTGCACTATCTTGGTAAGATAAAAGGAGGCTTGTATGAACTATTGGGAAAATGCAAATCATGCTTGGACAAAGGATTCAAAAAGGGTGATTAATACACCCTCAAATAAAACAAAATCACTGTTTAATTACATCCAGGAAATTGGTCACTTCAAAGCTTATCAACCTTACTATACTGAACGCGCAAATCTTCCTTCCTATTTGATGAAATTAACACTTAGTGGAACTGGGCATTTAAACTATAAAGGTCAAGACTACATCTTGGATCAAGGCGATATTTTCTTCATAGATTGTCAGCACTATCAGCATTACAAAACAATCAGTGATATCCCATGGGAAATGGACTGGATTCATGTGTATGGCGGAATTACCTCTCAACTTTATGAAGAATACAATAAGGATGGCAACCCTGTATTTCATACCAACGCGCTCCCTGAAGAAAATACAATTCATCATTTAGTTCAAACACTGATAAAAGATCAAAGTAAAGCAAATGCTCGCACCGACTT
This DNA window, taken from Erysipelothrix larvae, encodes the following:
- a CDS encoding helix-turn-helix domain-containing protein, with protein sequence MNYWENANHAWTKDSKRVINTPSNKTKSLFNYIQEIGHFKAYQPYYTERANLPSYLMKLTLSGTGHLNYKGQDYILDQGDIFFIDCQHYQHYKTISDIPWEMDWIHVYGGITSQLYEEYNKDGNPVFHTNALPEENTIHHLVQTLIKDQSKANARTDFHSSVKIHELLNELIIQKYHLDFSIDDIPQYILELKEYLDSHFHNVITLNDLEHLFHLNKYQINKDFSKYIGLPPIDYLITKKVSHAKDLLRYTDLSIQEISLNIGIDNFAYFSRLFKNKTGMTPSFFRKEG
- the rhaB gene encoding rhamnulokinase, with amino-acid sequence MKTYIAVDIGASSGRLVKSECVDGTIRMEEIHRFKNEFTFSDGHDRWNVDYLVREILNGLCVLKQRGINECTMGIDTWGVDYCLLDKDDTLLDQPISYRDERTDNAIAQFSKRMSLKHLYEITGIQIQPFNTVFQLSVEGRDRLDKASTLLLIPDYLGFVFTGVKVTERTNASTMQLLNSKTQDWDDKLLEELGISKDLFAPLVEPGSILGTLNQEAFKDVDLPEVTLINVASHDTASAVLGTPGCEGDWAYISSGTWSLLGIETQEANLTYDAYHANYTNEWGACNTIRFLKNIMGMWLIQEVARMQDYEYSYPQLASMASQSPAFQQFIDVNDERFLNPHNMIEALQNYCEETNQVIPKSPHEIVRCVYDSLALCYAYELTKLEKLSKTHGNIKKLHIVGGGANNEFLNQLTADVANVIVEAGPSEATAIGNIVIQMITMGEFNDIKEARERIKQSFETRVYKPSKFNSKIFDDYTRIIHRENRKRETI